Proteins co-encoded in one uncultured Draconibacterium sp. genomic window:
- a CDS encoding UDP-N-acetylmuramoyl-L-alanyl-D-glutamate--2,6-diaminopimelate ligase: MKLKELLEHIGIIECIGSIDKEVAGIQFDSRKINADNLFVAQKGVSVDGHRFVDTAIEKGATTIVCEELPGEIKPKVTYVQVEDSNKILGEIAAAFYGSPSSKMKVVGVTGTNGKTSIASLLHKLFRLQGYNAGLLSTISYKINEKEEVASHTTPDALKIQQLMAEMVEAGCEYCFMEVSSHAIHQQRIAGIQFAGGIFTNITHDHLDYHKTFAEYIKAKKAFFDGLPKDAFALVNADDKNGLVMLQNTKARKLTYSNRTMADYRCKVMESHFDGMLLNMAGQEIWTRFVGLFNASNLLAVYATAVELEQDKGEVLTIISNLQSVQGRFETIRSEDGKYAIVDYAHTPDALKNVLAAISEIRTRNEQVITVVGAGGDRDKTKRPEMAQEALAASDKVILTSDNPRSEDPEAIIKDMEAGVEPQYKNKVVSIVSRRDAIKTAVMLAQSGDIILIAGKGHEDYQEVKGVKHHFDDREEVRNCFGLKN; this comes from the coding sequence ATGAAATTAAAAGAGTTATTGGAGCATATAGGGATTATTGAATGCATTGGTAGCATCGACAAAGAAGTTGCGGGCATTCAATTTGATTCAAGGAAAATCAACGCGGATAATTTATTTGTGGCACAAAAAGGTGTGTCGGTTGATGGACATCGTTTTGTTGATACGGCAATAGAAAAAGGTGCAACAACAATTGTTTGCGAAGAGCTTCCTGGAGAAATAAAACCTAAAGTTACCTATGTTCAGGTTGAAGATTCCAATAAAATTCTGGGAGAAATTGCTGCGGCTTTTTATGGCTCGCCATCATCAAAAATGAAAGTGGTTGGCGTTACCGGAACAAACGGTAAAACCAGTATTGCCAGCTTGTTGCACAAGCTTTTCAGATTGCAGGGGTACAATGCAGGTTTGCTTTCAACAATTTCTTATAAAATAAACGAGAAAGAGGAAGTTGCCTCGCACACCACGCCTGATGCATTGAAAATTCAGCAGTTAATGGCAGAGATGGTGGAAGCAGGTTGCGAATACTGTTTTATGGAAGTGAGTTCGCATGCCATCCATCAGCAACGTATTGCGGGCATACAGTTTGCAGGCGGCATCTTTACCAATATCACGCATGATCACCTCGATTACCATAAAACTTTTGCAGAATACATAAAAGCTAAAAAAGCCTTTTTCGACGGTTTGCCAAAAGATGCTTTTGCGCTGGTAAATGCCGACGATAAAAACGGCCTGGTGATGCTGCAAAATACAAAAGCCCGAAAACTGACCTATTCCAACCGTACGATGGCCGATTACCGCTGCAAGGTGATGGAAAGCCATTTCGATGGAATGTTATTGAATATGGCTGGACAGGAAATCTGGACACGATTTGTTGGTCTCTTTAATGCATCAAACTTACTCGCTGTTTATGCCACGGCAGTAGAATTGGAGCAGGATAAAGGTGAGGTGTTGACCATTATCAGCAATTTGCAATCAGTGCAGGGCCGTTTTGAAACCATTCGTAGCGAGGATGGAAAATACGCTATTGTGGATTATGCACACACGCCCGACGCATTAAAAAATGTGTTGGCAGCAATCTCCGAAATCAGAACAAGAAACGAGCAGGTAATAACGGTGGTTGGCGCCGGTGGCGACCGCGACAAAACGAAACGCCCCGAGATGGCACAGGAAGCTTTGGCTGCCAGCGATAAAGTGATTCTGACTTCGGATAATCCGCGAAGCGAAGATCCGGAAGCCATTATAAAAGATATGGAAGCGGGTGTTGAGCCGCAATATAAAAACAAAGTGGTGTCGATTGTGAGTCGTCGCGATGCTATTAAAACGGCAGTGATGTTGGCGCAATCGGGCGATATTATTCTTATTGCCGGAAAGGGGCACGAAGACTACCAGGAAGTAAAAGGTGTGAAACATCATTTTGACGACCGGGAAGAAGTAAGGAACTGTTTTGGACTAAAAAATTAA
- the mraY gene encoding phospho-N-acetylmuramoyl-pentapeptide-transferase, which translates to MFYWLYELLAGYDIPGIGMLPGITFRSAAAIILSLFITTIFGKKMIRILQRKQIGDEVRDLGLEGQMQKQGTPTMGGIIILMAIIIPTLLFARLNNVYILLMLITTAFLGLIGFVDDYIKVFKKNKEGLAGKFKILGQVSLGLIVAATLFISEDVKVREHVSDENGEFLTEVVVDPVTGESTKQFVMEDVKSTKTTIPFIKKNEFDYAWLVAFAGDAAGWLKWLVYAIAIILIITAVSNAANLTDGIDGLATGTSAISGATFGILAYVSGNIIYADYLNIMYIPNIGELTVFIAAFIGATVGFLWYNSFPAQVFMGDTGSLALGGILAVFAVIIRKEILIPLLCGIFLIENLSVVIQVFWFKYTKRKYGEGRRVFLMSPIHHHFQKKGFPEPKIVTRFWIVGIILAVITIATLKMR; encoded by the coding sequence ATGTTTTACTGGCTATACGAACTTTTAGCAGGATACGATATTCCGGGAATTGGAATGCTTCCGGGTATTACTTTTCGCTCGGCAGCAGCAATTATTCTTTCGTTGTTTATTACTACGATTTTTGGAAAAAAAATGATCCGAATTTTGCAGCGTAAGCAAATTGGCGACGAGGTACGCGACCTTGGTCTTGAAGGACAAATGCAAAAGCAGGGAACGCCAACAATGGGCGGGATTATTATTTTGATGGCCATTATTATTCCAACGCTGCTTTTTGCCCGCCTCAACAATGTTTATATCCTTTTAATGCTCATTACCACAGCATTTTTGGGATTGATCGGATTTGTCGATGATTATATTAAGGTTTTCAAAAAGAATAAAGAAGGACTGGCCGGTAAATTTAAAATACTTGGGCAGGTGAGCCTGGGACTTATTGTTGCCGCCACGCTTTTTATCAGCGAAGATGTAAAGGTTCGTGAGCATGTAAGCGACGAAAATGGAGAATTTCTGACGGAAGTAGTTGTTGATCCCGTTACAGGCGAGAGCACAAAGCAGTTTGTTATGGAAGATGTAAAATCGACCAAAACAACCATTCCGTTTATTAAAAAAAACGAGTTTGATTATGCCTGGTTAGTTGCTTTTGCCGGCGATGCCGCAGGTTGGTTAAAGTGGTTGGTTTATGCTATTGCCATAATTCTGATCATCACCGCAGTTTCAAATGCGGCAAATCTTACCGATGGAATTGACGGACTGGCAACCGGAACTTCTGCTATTAGTGGTGCAACATTTGGCATTTTGGCTTATGTGAGTGGTAACATAATTTATGCCGATTATCTCAATATCATGTACATTCCGAACATTGGAGAATTGACTGTATTTATTGCAGCTTTCATCGGGGCTACTGTTGGATTTTTGTGGTACAACTCATTCCCTGCACAGGTTTTTATGGGCGACACCGGAAGTTTGGCATTAGGTGGAATTCTAGCTGTGTTTGCCGTAATTATCCGCAAAGAAATTTTGATTCCACTGTTGTGTGGAATTTTCCTGATCGAAAACCTGTCGGTGGTTATTCAGGTGTTTTGGTTTAAATATACCAAACGCAAATATGGCGAAGGACGTAGGGTATTTCTGATGAGCCCGATTCACCACCATTTTCAGAAAAAAGGTTTCCCGGAACCAAAAATTGTAACACGCTTTTGGATTGTCGGAATTATTCTGGCGGTAATAACAATTGCAACATTAAAAATGAGATAG
- the murD gene encoding UDP-N-acetylmuramoyl-L-alanine--D-glutamate ligase: MKGLVAILGAGESGVGAAVLAQKKGYDVFVSDLGKIKEKYKDVLSNYKIDFEEGHHSEEKILSAELVVKSPGIPETAPLVKQLKEQGTPVISEIEFGGRFSSAKTICITGSNGKTTTTLLTYHILQKAGLNVGLAGNVGKSFAWQVAEENFDVYVIELSSFQLDGMYEFKADVAVLMNITSDHLDRYGYDMQNYTDSKFRILQNQTADDYFVYCADDEVIQKEINKREIKPVQLPFGLGEAAGPGAGVRDNRIIINFNQNQFSMSILDLSLQGKHNTYNSMAAGIASMVLKIRDEQLRESLSDFTGVEHRLERFLKVHGIEFINDSKATNVNSSWYALESVHKPVVWIAGGVDKGNDYSMLQGLVTNKVKAIVCLGKNNAKLHEAFGDCVADIVDASSMEEAVKAAYYLARNGDTVLLSPACASFDLFENYEDRGNQFKKEVRNL, encoded by the coding sequence GTGAAAGGATTGGTAGCCATATTAGGAGCAGGCGAAAGCGGAGTTGGAGCAGCCGTTCTTGCACAAAAAAAAGGATACGATGTGTTTGTGTCCGACCTTGGAAAAATCAAGGAAAAATACAAAGACGTTCTTTCAAATTATAAGATCGATTTTGAAGAAGGCCATCACTCGGAAGAGAAAATATTGAGTGCGGAACTGGTAGTAAAAAGTCCGGGGATTCCCGAAACAGCACCACTGGTAAAGCAGCTAAAAGAGCAAGGCACTCCGGTAATTTCCGAAATTGAATTTGGCGGCCGTTTTTCGTCGGCTAAAACCATTTGTATTACTGGAAGCAACGGCAAAACCACTACCACTTTGCTGACTTACCATATTCTGCAAAAAGCCGGATTAAATGTTGGCCTGGCCGGAAACGTTGGAAAAAGTTTTGCGTGGCAGGTTGCCGAAGAAAATTTTGATGTGTATGTAATCGAGCTAAGTAGTTTTCAACTCGACGGAATGTATGAGTTCAAAGCCGATGTAGCAGTGTTGATGAATATCACTTCCGATCATTTGGATCGTTACGGCTACGACATGCAAAACTACACCGATTCAAAATTCAGGATTCTTCAAAATCAAACAGCAGATGACTACTTCGTTTATTGCGCTGATGACGAAGTGATTCAAAAAGAAATAAATAAAAGAGAGATAAAACCTGTTCAACTTCCTTTTGGGTTGGGAGAGGCTGCCGGGCCTGGAGCAGGTGTGAGAGACAATCGGATAATTATCAACTTTAATCAAAATCAATTCAGCATGTCGATACTGGATTTATCACTACAGGGGAAACACAATACCTACAACAGCATGGCCGCAGGCATCGCAAGCATGGTATTAAAAATCAGGGATGAACAATTGAGAGAAAGCCTTTCCGACTTTACTGGTGTAGAGCATCGTTTAGAGCGTTTTCTGAAAGTTCATGGCATCGAGTTTATCAACGACTCGAAAGCAACAAACGTTAATTCATCGTGGTATGCGTTGGAAAGTGTGCACAAGCCGGTGGTCTGGATTGCCGGTGGAGTGGATAAAGGGAACGATTACAGCATGTTGCAGGGGCTTGTAACCAACAAAGTAAAAGCCATTGTTTGTTTGGGAAAAAACAATGCGAAACTGCACGAAGCTTTTGGCGATTGTGTGGCCGACATTGTTGATGCGTCAAGCATGGAAGAGGCGGTAAAAGCAGCCTACTACCTGGCCCGAAATGGCGATACAGTATTGTTGTCACCCGCGTGTGCAAGTTTTGATTTATTTGAGAATTACGAAGACAGAGGAAATCAATTTAAAAAAGAAGTAAGGAATTTGTAA
- a CDS encoding FtsW/RodA/SpoVE family cell cycle protein: MQHSILKLFKGDRVLWMVLMLLSVLSLLIVYSSTGALAYRVAHGNTMKYLFRQVVFLGAGIGVILLMVNVLPIKLYSKLAWWALLASIGFLLFSIVMRGTSFVSSSGRTLNFWGATFQPAEMAKISLVLFSAKILGKRQKTKGDLWEAFKKIIFYTAIVCGLIFISDFSTSALLFATIMTMMFCGRIPLKYLFSLVGIGIALVVTIYFTADLLPDSIGRVHTIKGRIERFVNPPPPEASQGITQADYAKLAIYSGGFLGKGPGHSDVSNYMAAAYNDFIFAIIVEEYGLLGGIAVIMLFLIFFFRGVVIVRRANRTFPAFMVIGLTLVLVFQAMINIGVSSGALPVTGQPLPWISLGGTSLLFTSLAFGLILSVSHQNQQNKEVEEQPIMIKAPDEDYEIENESKDK; the protein is encoded by the coding sequence ATGCAACATTCCATTCTGAAATTATTTAAGGGCGACCGCGTGCTTTGGATGGTACTGATGCTGTTATCGGTGTTGTCGCTGCTTATTGTGTACAGTTCAACGGGTGCATTGGCTTATCGTGTGGCGCACGGAAATACGATGAAATACCTGTTTCGTCAGGTAGTATTTTTGGGTGCCGGGATTGGAGTAATTTTACTTATGGTAAACGTTTTGCCCATAAAGCTTTACTCAAAACTCGCATGGTGGGCTTTGTTGGCAAGTATCGGATTTTTACTTTTTTCCATTGTGATGCGCGGAACATCGTTTGTTTCTTCCAGCGGACGTACACTTAATTTCTGGGGTGCAACTTTTCAGCCGGCCGAAATGGCTAAGATTTCACTGGTATTATTTTCGGCCAAAATTTTAGGAAAACGCCAAAAAACAAAAGGCGATTTGTGGGAAGCATTTAAGAAGATAATTTTTTATACGGCTATTGTCTGTGGTTTGATTTTTATATCCGATTTCTCGACCTCGGCATTGCTTTTCGCAACAATTATGACCATGATGTTTTGCGGCCGAATTCCGTTAAAGTATTTGTTTTCGCTGGTTGGTATTGGAATCGCTTTGGTAGTAACGATTTACTTTACTGCCGATCTTTTGCCGGATAGTATTGGTCGTGTACATACTATAAAAGGACGGATTGAGCGTTTTGTAAATCCGCCACCACCCGAAGCATCGCAGGGAATTACACAGGCTGACTATGCAAAGTTGGCCATTTATTCCGGCGGATTTTTAGGAAAAGGTCCTGGCCATTCTGATGTAAGTAATTACATGGCTGCTGCATATAACGATTTTATTTTTGCCATAATTGTTGAAGAGTATGGTTTGTTGGGAGGTATTGCGGTAATCATGCTTTTCCTGATTTTCTTTTTCAGGGGAGTGGTAATTGTTCGGCGGGCCAACCGAACCTTCCCGGCGTTTATGGTTATTGGATTAACATTGGTATTGGTTTTTCAGGCCATGATAAATATAGGTGTTTCAAGTGGTGCTTTGCCGGTTACCGGTCAGCCGCTGCCATGGATTAGTTTGGGAGGAACATCGCTATTGTTTACTTCGTTGGCTTTTGGGTTGATTCTTAGTGTGAGTCACCAAAATCAGCAGAATAAAGAAGTGGAGGAGCAACCGATTATGATTAAAGCTCCTGACGAAGATTACGAAATAGAAAATGAGTCAAAAGATAAATAG
- the murG gene encoding undecaprenyldiphospho-muramoylpentapeptide beta-N-acetylglucosaminyltransferase, which yields MSQKINRAIISGGGTGGHIFPALAIANEIKKRNPDADILFVGAEDRMEMEKVPAAGYKIIGLPVMGFPRKPSKKIFTFFKKLRQSSKLAKKIVADFHPEVAIGVGGYASGPLLRAAAKDKVPCLIQEQNSYAGITNKLLSKKVNSICVAYDKMERFFPAEKLIFTGNPVRQNLIEKQNRKEAFDFFEVSEGDKVVLIVGGSLGARSVNQAVLKNMKEIEASGVQVIWQTGVYYYDKIQEELKETKPKNLQIHKFITRMDLAYEVADLVISRAGAGTISELCLVGKASVLVPSPNVSEDHQTKNAMALVEQDAALMVSDDEINEKLFPLAFGVVSDEGRCSALAAKSKELAKPDATKQIVDEVEKLVRQ from the coding sequence ATGAGTCAAAAGATAAATAGAGCCATAATAAGCGGAGGTGGAACCGGGGGACATATTTTCCCGGCGCTTGCCATTGCCAACGAGATTAAAAAGCGCAATCCTGACGCTGACATTTTATTTGTTGGTGCCGAAGACCGGATGGAAATGGAGAAAGTGCCTGCCGCCGGTTATAAAATTATTGGTTTGCCGGTGATGGGATTTCCTCGGAAGCCCAGCAAAAAGATATTTACGTTCTTTAAAAAACTACGCCAAAGTTCGAAGTTGGCGAAAAAGATTGTAGCCGATTTCCACCCGGAAGTAGCTATTGGAGTTGGCGGTTATGCCAGCGGTCCGCTGTTAAGGGCAGCTGCAAAAGATAAGGTGCCTTGTTTAATTCAGGAGCAAAACTCGTACGCCGGAATCACCAATAAACTTTTGAGCAAAAAGGTGAATTCCATTTGTGTAGCTTACGATAAAATGGAGCGCTTTTTCCCGGCAGAAAAGCTGATTTTTACCGGAAATCCGGTTCGTCAGAATCTTATCGAAAAACAAAACAGAAAAGAGGCTTTTGATTTTTTTGAAGTAAGCGAGGGGGATAAGGTGGTATTAATTGTGGGCGGAAGTCTTGGTGCGCGTTCAGTAAACCAGGCAGTGCTGAAAAATATGAAGGAAATTGAAGCTTCGGGAGTTCAGGTAATCTGGCAAACCGGGGTATATTATTACGATAAAATTCAGGAAGAACTAAAAGAAACAAAACCGAAAAATCTGCAGATTCACAAGTTTATAACACGTATGGATCTGGCCTATGAAGTGGCCGATCTGGTGATTTCGAGAGCAGGAGCAGGAACAATTTCGGAGTTGTGTTTGGTTGGGAAAGCATCGGTACTGGTGCCGTCGCCAAATGTTTCGGAAGACCATCAAACAAAAAATGCGATGGCTTTGGTTGAGCAGGATGCGGCATTAATGGTAAGCGATGATGAGATTAACGAGAAATTATTCCCACTGGCTTTTGGAGTGGTGAGCGATGAAGGTCGTTGCAGTGCTTTGGCAGCAAAAAGTAAAGAGTTGGCCAAACCTGATGCTACCAAACAAATAGTTGATGAAGTAGAAAAATTAGTGAGACAATAG
- the murC gene encoding UDP-N-acetylmuramate--L-alanine ligase: MDNIQKIKNVYFLGIGGIGMSALARYFKFSGRNVAGYDRTPTALTDALQKEGIDVHFDDDIRNIPSKWNPTETIAVYTPALPDEHKELNWFKSQPIGLFKRAKVLGMICNEQKGIGVSGTHGKTTTSTIVTNILSKTEQGCGAFLGGISKNFRSNLVLPENDSPWIVAEADEFDRSFLHLKPQLALVTSVDADHLDIYGEKEKIVESFEKFISQIRPDGSLVLKEGVELDTSKTEAKVYSYSLEGNTDFSALNLQLNSETGFYSFDLKTPGGIIANCKMNYPGLVNVENTVGASALAWLAGASANAIKEGIEDYEGVARRFDIRYRTKNRIYIDDYAHHPAELEAFITSVKALFPDKKVTGIFQPHLYSRTRDFAPEFAQSLDLLDKAILIPLYPAREEPIPGVSSAIIYKEMKLENRMLAERDEVLKILKSDRNEIVLTMGAGDIDRMVESVIELLESKEK, encoded by the coding sequence ATGGACAACATTCAGAAAATAAAGAATGTATATTTCCTTGGAATCGGAGGAATAGGGATGAGTGCGCTGGCTCGTTATTTTAAATTTTCGGGGCGCAATGTGGCAGGATACGATCGTACACCAACAGCATTGACGGACGCCCTTCAGAAAGAAGGGATTGATGTGCATTTTGATGATGATATCAGAAATATTCCGTCGAAATGGAATCCGACGGAAACCATTGCTGTATATACACCGGCTTTACCCGACGAGCATAAAGAGCTGAATTGGTTTAAAAGCCAGCCAATTGGTTTGTTTAAGCGGGCGAAAGTTTTGGGGATGATTTGCAACGAGCAAAAAGGAATTGGTGTTTCCGGCACACACGGAAAGACGACAACAAGTACCATTGTTACTAATATCCTAAGTAAAACAGAACAAGGATGTGGTGCATTTCTAGGCGGCATTTCAAAAAATTTCAGAAGTAATTTGGTGCTTCCGGAGAATGACTCGCCATGGATAGTAGCAGAAGCTGATGAGTTTGATCGTTCGTTTTTGCATCTAAAACCGCAATTGGCATTGGTAACTTCTGTTGATGCCGATCATTTGGATATATATGGTGAAAAGGAAAAGATCGTTGAGTCGTTCGAAAAATTTATTTCGCAGATTCGTCCTGACGGAAGCTTGGTGTTAAAAGAAGGGGTAGAATTAGATACTTCAAAAACTGAAGCCAAAGTTTATTCCTATTCATTAGAAGGTAATACTGATTTTTCTGCGTTAAATCTACAGTTGAATTCAGAAACGGGTTTCTATTCGTTCGATTTGAAAACACCCGGCGGAATTATTGCTAATTGCAAAATGAATTATCCGGGGCTGGTAAACGTTGAAAATACTGTCGGAGCCAGTGCGTTGGCTTGGTTGGCGGGAGCGTCGGCAAACGCCATAAAAGAAGGAATTGAAGATTACGAAGGAGTGGCGCGTCGTTTCGATATTCGTTACCGTACGAAGAATCGGATTTACATCGACGATTATGCGCATCACCCTGCAGAATTGGAGGCATTTATAACTTCGGTTAAAGCTTTGTTTCCTGATAAAAAAGTGACAGGAATTTTTCAGCCTCACCTCTATTCGCGCACCAGAGATTTTGCGCCTGAGTTCGCACAAAGTCTGGATTTGCTGGATAAAGCTATTTTGATTCCGCTTTACCCTGCACGCGAAGAACCGATTCCGGGAGTTTCATCAGCAATCATTTACAAAGAAATGAAGTTGGAGAACAGGATGCTGGCCGAGCGCGATGAGGTATTAAAAATACTAAAATCGGATAGGAACGAAATTGTGCTGACAATGGGGGCGGGAGATATCGACCGTATGGTGGAAAGTGTAATTGAACTGTTGGAAAGTAAAGAAAAATGA